One Belonocnema kinseyi isolate 2016_QV_RU_SX_M_011 chromosome 6, B_treatae_v1, whole genome shotgun sequence genomic region harbors:
- the LOC117174086 gene encoding ELAV-like protein 1 isoform X2 yields the protein MMANGMDTVQQNGGSALGQTSQEESKTNLIVNYLPQTMTQEEIRSLFSSIGEVESCKLIRDKLTGNLLENLNSQSLGYGFVNYHRPEDAEKAINTLNGLRLQNKTIKVSYARPSSEAIKGANLYVSGLPKNMTQQDLENLFSPYGRIITSRILCDNITVRQFVTGGGDNLPGLSKGVGFIRFDQRVEAERAIQELNGTIPKGSSEPITVKFANNPSNNNKAIPPLAAYLTPQATRRFGGPIHHPTGRFRYIPLSPLSSAGKAILAINKGLQSRYSPLAGDLLANSMLPGNAMNGSGWCIFVYNLAPETEENVLWQLFGPFGAVQSVKVIRDLQTNKCKGFGFVTMTNYEEAVVAIQSLNGYTLGNRVLQVSFKTNKSKAA from the exons ATGATGGCAAACGGAATGGATACAGTACAACAAAATGGGGGCTCGGCCCTTGGACAGACTTCTCAGGAGGAATCAAAGACAAACTTGATTGTAAATTATCTGCCGCAAACGATGACCCAGGAGGAAATCCGGTCACTATTTTCCAGCATCGGCGAAGTCGAAAGCTGCAAGTTGATCCGAGACAAACTCACTG gtaatcttttggaaaatttgaata GTCAGAGCTTAGGCTACGGCTTTGTCAACTACCATCGGCCCGAAGATGCCGAAAAAGCCATCAACACCCTCAATGGCCTTCGCCTGCAAAACAAAACTATCAAG GTTTCGTATGCAAGGCCGAGTAGCGAAGCGATCAAGGGAGCAAATTTGTACGTCAGTGGGTTGCCAAAGAACATGACGCAACAGGATCTCGAGAACCTCTTCAGTCCCTACGGCAgaatcatcacttctcgaatccTCTGCGACAACATCACTG TACGACAGTTTGTGACTGGCGGCGGAGACAATTTGCCCG GTCTGTCCAAAGGCGTTGGGTTCATAAGGTTCGATCAGCGCGTGGAGGCTGAACGTGCGATACAAGAGCTAAACGGAACCATTCCCAAGGGTTCGTCGGAACCAATCACAGTCAAGTTTGCAAACAATCCGAGCAACAACAACAAGGCAATTCCACCCTTGGCAGCGTACTTGACACCCCAGGCAACCCGTCGTTTTGGCGGCCCTATCCACCATCCAACCGGCCGCTTCAGGTACATTCCACTGTCGCCACTATCCAG CGCTGGCAAGGCCATTCTTGCTATTAACAAAGGTTTACAGAG TAG GTACAGTCCGCTGGCAGGAGACCTTCTTGCAAATTCGATGCTGCCCGGGAACGCGATGAATGGATCCGGCTGGTGCATATTTGTCTACAACCTGGCTCCAGAGACCGAGGAGAACGTCTTGTGGCAGCTCTTTGGACCCTTTGGCGCCGTCCAGTCGGTAAAGGTGATTCGCGATCTGCAAACAAACAAGTGCAAGGGCTTCGGCTTTGTCACAATGACCAATTACGAGGAAGCCGTTGTCGCCATCCAGAGCCTCAATGGCTACACCCTCGGTAACCGGGTTCTTCAAGTCAGCTTTAAAACGAACAAGAGCAAAGCTGCGTAG
- the LOC117174086 gene encoding ELAV-like protein 2 isoform X17 has product MMANGMDTVQQNGGSALGQTSQEESKTNLIVNYLPQTMTQEEIRSLFSSIGEVESCKLIRDKLTGNLLENLNSQSLGYGFVNYHRPEDAEKAINTLNGLRLQNKTIKVSYARPSSEAIKGANLYVSGLPKNMTQQDLENLFSPYGRIITSRILCDNITVRQFVTGGGDNLPDICLSDLAGLSKGVGFIRFDQRVEAERAIQELNGTIPKGSSEPITVKFANNPSNNNKAIPPLAAYLTPQATRRFGGPIHHPTGRFRSGIAP; this is encoded by the exons ATGATGGCAAACGGAATGGATACAGTACAACAAAATGGGGGCTCGGCCCTTGGACAGACTTCTCAGGAGGAATCAAAGACAAACTTGATTGTAAATTATCTGCCGCAAACGATGACCCAGGAGGAAATCCGGTCACTATTTTCCAGCATCGGCGAAGTCGAAAGCTGCAAGTTGATCCGAGACAAACTCACTG gtaatcttttggaaaatttgaata GTCAGAGCTTAGGCTACGGCTTTGTCAACTACCATCGGCCCGAAGATGCCGAAAAAGCCATCAACACCCTCAATGGCCTTCGCCTGCAAAACAAAACTATCAAG GTTTCGTATGCAAGGCCGAGTAGCGAAGCGATCAAGGGAGCAAATTTGTACGTCAGTGGGTTGCCAAAGAACATGACGCAACAGGATCTCGAGAACCTCTTCAGTCCCTACGGCAgaatcatcacttctcgaatccTCTGCGACAACATCACTG TACGACAGTTTGTGACTGGCGGCGGAGACAATTTGCCCG ATATTTGCTTGTCGGATTTGGCAGGTCTGTCCAAAGGCGTTGGGTTCATAAGGTTCGATCAGCGCGTGGAGGCTGAACGTGCGATACAAGAGCTAAACGGAACCATTCCCAAGGGTTCGTCGGAACCAATCACAGTCAAGTTTGCAAACAATCCGAGCAACAACAACAAGGCAATTCCACCCTTGGCAGCGTACTTGACACCCCAGGCAACCCGTCGTTTTGGCGGCCCTATCCACCATCCAACCGGCCGCTTCAG GTCTGGAATTGCCCCTTAG
- the LOC117174086 gene encoding ELAV-like protein 1 isoform X1, with translation MMANGMDTVQQNGGSALGQTSQEESKTNLIVNYLPQTMTQEEIRSLFSSIGEVESCKLIRDKLTGNLLENLNSQSLGYGFVNYHRPEDAEKAINTLNGLRLQNKTIKVSYARPSSEAIKGANLYVSGLPKNMTQQDLENLFSPYGRIITSRILCDNITVRQFVTGGGDNLPDICLSDLAGLSKGVGFIRFDQRVEAERAIQELNGTIPKGSSEPITVKFANNPSNNNKAIPPLAAYLTPQATRRFGGPIHHPTGRFRYIPLSPLSSAGKAILAINKGLQRYSPLAGDLLANSMLPGNAMNGSGWCIFVYNLAPETEENVLWQLFGPFGAVQSVKVIRDLQTNKCKGFGFVTMTNYEEAVVAIQSLNGYTLGNRVLQVSFKTNKSKAA, from the exons ATGATGGCAAACGGAATGGATACAGTACAACAAAATGGGGGCTCGGCCCTTGGACAGACTTCTCAGGAGGAATCAAAGACAAACTTGATTGTAAATTATCTGCCGCAAACGATGACCCAGGAGGAAATCCGGTCACTATTTTCCAGCATCGGCGAAGTCGAAAGCTGCAAGTTGATCCGAGACAAACTCACTG gtaatcttttggaaaatttgaata GTCAGAGCTTAGGCTACGGCTTTGTCAACTACCATCGGCCCGAAGATGCCGAAAAAGCCATCAACACCCTCAATGGCCTTCGCCTGCAAAACAAAACTATCAAG GTTTCGTATGCAAGGCCGAGTAGCGAAGCGATCAAGGGAGCAAATTTGTACGTCAGTGGGTTGCCAAAGAACATGACGCAACAGGATCTCGAGAACCTCTTCAGTCCCTACGGCAgaatcatcacttctcgaatccTCTGCGACAACATCACTG TACGACAGTTTGTGACTGGCGGCGGAGACAATTTGCCCG ATATTTGCTTGTCGGATTTGGCAGGTCTGTCCAAAGGCGTTGGGTTCATAAGGTTCGATCAGCGCGTGGAGGCTGAACGTGCGATACAAGAGCTAAACGGAACCATTCCCAAGGGTTCGTCGGAACCAATCACAGTCAAGTTTGCAAACAATCCGAGCAACAACAACAAGGCAATTCCACCCTTGGCAGCGTACTTGACACCCCAGGCAACCCGTCGTTTTGGCGGCCCTATCCACCATCCAACCGGCCGCTTCAGGTACATTCCACTGTCGCCACTATCCAG CGCTGGCAAGGCCATTCTTGCTATTAACAAAGGTTTACAGAG GTACAGTCCGCTGGCAGGAGACCTTCTTGCAAATTCGATGCTGCCCGGGAACGCGATGAATGGATCCGGCTGGTGCATATTTGTCTACAACCTGGCTCCAGAGACCGAGGAGAACGTCTTGTGGCAGCTCTTTGGACCCTTTGGCGCCGTCCAGTCGGTAAAGGTGATTCGCGATCTGCAAACAAACAAGTGCAAGGGCTTCGGCTTTGTCACAATGACCAATTACGAGGAAGCCGTTGTCGCCATCCAGAGCCTCAATGGCTACACCCTCGGTAACCGGGTTCTTCAAGTCAGCTTTAAAACGAACAAGAGCAAAGCTGCGTAG
- the LOC117174086 gene encoding ELAV-like protein 3 isoform X9, with amino-acid sequence MMANGMDTVQQNGGSALGQTSQEESKTNLIVNYLPQTMTQEEIRSLFSSIGEVESCKLIRDKLTGNLLENLNSQSLGYGFVNYHRPEDAEKAINTLNGLRLQNKTIKVSYARPSSEAIKGANLYVSGLPKNMTQQDLENLFSPYGRIITSRILCDNITVRQFVTGGGDNLPDICLSDLAGLSKGVGFIRFDQRVEAERAIQELNGTIPKGSSEPITVKFANNPSNNNKAIPPLAAYLTPQATRRFGGPIHHPTGRFSRYSPLAGDLLANSMLPGNAMNGSGWCIFVYNLAPETEENVLWQLFGPFGAVQSVKVIRDLQTNKCKGFGFVTMTNYEEAVVAIQSLNGYTLGNRVLQVSFKTNKSKAA; translated from the exons ATGATGGCAAACGGAATGGATACAGTACAACAAAATGGGGGCTCGGCCCTTGGACAGACTTCTCAGGAGGAATCAAAGACAAACTTGATTGTAAATTATCTGCCGCAAACGATGACCCAGGAGGAAATCCGGTCACTATTTTCCAGCATCGGCGAAGTCGAAAGCTGCAAGTTGATCCGAGACAAACTCACTG gtaatcttttggaaaatttgaata GTCAGAGCTTAGGCTACGGCTTTGTCAACTACCATCGGCCCGAAGATGCCGAAAAAGCCATCAACACCCTCAATGGCCTTCGCCTGCAAAACAAAACTATCAAG GTTTCGTATGCAAGGCCGAGTAGCGAAGCGATCAAGGGAGCAAATTTGTACGTCAGTGGGTTGCCAAAGAACATGACGCAACAGGATCTCGAGAACCTCTTCAGTCCCTACGGCAgaatcatcacttctcgaatccTCTGCGACAACATCACTG TACGACAGTTTGTGACTGGCGGCGGAGACAATTTGCCCG ATATTTGCTTGTCGGATTTGGCAGGTCTGTCCAAAGGCGTTGGGTTCATAAGGTTCGATCAGCGCGTGGAGGCTGAACGTGCGATACAAGAGCTAAACGGAACCATTCCCAAGGGTTCGTCGGAACCAATCACAGTCAAGTTTGCAAACAATCCGAGCAACAACAACAAGGCAATTCCACCCTTGGCAGCGTACTTGACACCCCAGGCAACCCGTCGTTTTGGCGGCCCTATCCACCATCCAACCGGCCGCTTCAG TAG GTACAGTCCGCTGGCAGGAGACCTTCTTGCAAATTCGATGCTGCCCGGGAACGCGATGAATGGATCCGGCTGGTGCATATTTGTCTACAACCTGGCTCCAGAGACCGAGGAGAACGTCTTGTGGCAGCTCTTTGGACCCTTTGGCGCCGTCCAGTCGGTAAAGGTGATTCGCGATCTGCAAACAAACAAGTGCAAGGGCTTCGGCTTTGTCACAATGACCAATTACGAGGAAGCCGTTGTCGCCATCCAGAGCCTCAATGGCTACACCCTCGGTAACCGGGTTCTTCAAGTCAGCTTTAAAACGAACAAGAGCAAAGCTGCGTAG
- the LOC117174086 gene encoding ELAV-like protein 2 isoform X16, which translates to MMANGMDTVQQNGGSALGQTSQEESKTNLIVNYLPQTMTQEEIRSLFSSIGEVESCKLIRDKLTGNLLENLNSQSLGYGFVNYHRPEDAEKAINTLNGLRLQNKTIKVSYARPSSEAIKGANLYVSGLPKNMTQQDLENLFSPYGRIITSRILCDNITVRQFVTGGGDNLPDICLSDLAGLSKGVGFIRFDQRVEAERAIQELNGTIPKGSSEPITVKFANNPSNNNKAIPPLAAYLTPQATRRFGGPIHHPTGRFRYIPLSPLSRSGIAP; encoded by the exons ATGATGGCAAACGGAATGGATACAGTACAACAAAATGGGGGCTCGGCCCTTGGACAGACTTCTCAGGAGGAATCAAAGACAAACTTGATTGTAAATTATCTGCCGCAAACGATGACCCAGGAGGAAATCCGGTCACTATTTTCCAGCATCGGCGAAGTCGAAAGCTGCAAGTTGATCCGAGACAAACTCACTG gtaatcttttggaaaatttgaata GTCAGAGCTTAGGCTACGGCTTTGTCAACTACCATCGGCCCGAAGATGCCGAAAAAGCCATCAACACCCTCAATGGCCTTCGCCTGCAAAACAAAACTATCAAG GTTTCGTATGCAAGGCCGAGTAGCGAAGCGATCAAGGGAGCAAATTTGTACGTCAGTGGGTTGCCAAAGAACATGACGCAACAGGATCTCGAGAACCTCTTCAGTCCCTACGGCAgaatcatcacttctcgaatccTCTGCGACAACATCACTG TACGACAGTTTGTGACTGGCGGCGGAGACAATTTGCCCG ATATTTGCTTGTCGGATTTGGCAGGTCTGTCCAAAGGCGTTGGGTTCATAAGGTTCGATCAGCGCGTGGAGGCTGAACGTGCGATACAAGAGCTAAACGGAACCATTCCCAAGGGTTCGTCGGAACCAATCACAGTCAAGTTTGCAAACAATCCGAGCAACAACAACAAGGCAATTCCACCCTTGGCAGCGTACTTGACACCCCAGGCAACCCGTCGTTTTGGCGGCCCTATCCACCATCCAACCGGCCGCTTCAGGTACATTCCACTGTCGCCACTATCCAG GTCTGGAATTGCCCCTTAG
- the LOC117174086 gene encoding ELAV-like protein 1 isoform X6 — MMANGMDTVQQNGGSALGQTSQEESKTNLIVNYLPQTMTQEEIRSLFSSIGEVESCKLIRDKLTGNLLENLNSQSLGYGFVNYHRPEDAEKAINTLNGLRLQNKTIKVSYARPSSEAIKGANLYVSGLPKNMTQQDLENLFSPYGRIITSRILCDNITVRQFVTGGGDNLPDICLSDLAGLSKGVGFIRFDQRVEAERAIQELNGTIPKGSSEPITVKFANNPSNNNKAIPPLAAYLTPQATRRFGGPIHHPTGRFRYIPLSPLSSRYSPLAGDLLANSMLPGNAMNGSGWCIFVYNLAPETEENVLWQLFGPFGAVQSVKVIRDLQTNKCKGFGFVTMTNYEEAVVAIQSLNGYTLGNRVLQVSFKTNKSKAA; from the exons ATGATGGCAAACGGAATGGATACAGTACAACAAAATGGGGGCTCGGCCCTTGGACAGACTTCTCAGGAGGAATCAAAGACAAACTTGATTGTAAATTATCTGCCGCAAACGATGACCCAGGAGGAAATCCGGTCACTATTTTCCAGCATCGGCGAAGTCGAAAGCTGCAAGTTGATCCGAGACAAACTCACTG gtaatcttttggaaaatttgaata GTCAGAGCTTAGGCTACGGCTTTGTCAACTACCATCGGCCCGAAGATGCCGAAAAAGCCATCAACACCCTCAATGGCCTTCGCCTGCAAAACAAAACTATCAAG GTTTCGTATGCAAGGCCGAGTAGCGAAGCGATCAAGGGAGCAAATTTGTACGTCAGTGGGTTGCCAAAGAACATGACGCAACAGGATCTCGAGAACCTCTTCAGTCCCTACGGCAgaatcatcacttctcgaatccTCTGCGACAACATCACTG TACGACAGTTTGTGACTGGCGGCGGAGACAATTTGCCCG ATATTTGCTTGTCGGATTTGGCAGGTCTGTCCAAAGGCGTTGGGTTCATAAGGTTCGATCAGCGCGTGGAGGCTGAACGTGCGATACAAGAGCTAAACGGAACCATTCCCAAGGGTTCGTCGGAACCAATCACAGTCAAGTTTGCAAACAATCCGAGCAACAACAACAAGGCAATTCCACCCTTGGCAGCGTACTTGACACCCCAGGCAACCCGTCGTTTTGGCGGCCCTATCCACCATCCAACCGGCCGCTTCAGGTACATTCCACTGTCGCCACTATCCAG TAG GTACAGTCCGCTGGCAGGAGACCTTCTTGCAAATTCGATGCTGCCCGGGAACGCGATGAATGGATCCGGCTGGTGCATATTTGTCTACAACCTGGCTCCAGAGACCGAGGAGAACGTCTTGTGGCAGCTCTTTGGACCCTTTGGCGCCGTCCAGTCGGTAAAGGTGATTCGCGATCTGCAAACAAACAAGTGCAAGGGCTTCGGCTTTGTCACAATGACCAATTACGAGGAAGCCGTTGTCGCCATCCAGAGCCTCAATGGCTACACCCTCGGTAACCGGGTTCTTCAAGTCAGCTTTAAAACGAACAAGAGCAAAGCTGCGTAG
- the LOC117174086 gene encoding ELAV-like protein 3 isoform X7 — translation MMANGMDTVQQNGGSALGQTSQEESKTNLIVNYLPQTMTQEEIRSLFSSIGEVESCKLIRDKLTGNLLENLNSQSLGYGFVNYHRPEDAEKAINTLNGLRLQNKTIKVSYARPSSEAIKGANLYVSGLPKNMTQQDLENLFSPYGRIITSRILCDNITVRQFVTGGGDNLPDICLSDLAGLSKGVGFIRFDQRVEAERAIQELNGTIPKGSSEPITVKFANNPSNNNKAIPPLAAYLTPQATRRFGGPIHHPTGRFRYIPLSPLSRYSPLAGDLLANSMLPGNAMNGSGWCIFVYNLAPETEENVLWQLFGPFGAVQSVKVIRDLQTNKCKGFGFVTMTNYEEAVVAIQSLNGYTLGNRVLQVSFKTNKSKAA, via the exons ATGATGGCAAACGGAATGGATACAGTACAACAAAATGGGGGCTCGGCCCTTGGACAGACTTCTCAGGAGGAATCAAAGACAAACTTGATTGTAAATTATCTGCCGCAAACGATGACCCAGGAGGAAATCCGGTCACTATTTTCCAGCATCGGCGAAGTCGAAAGCTGCAAGTTGATCCGAGACAAACTCACTG gtaatcttttggaaaatttgaata GTCAGAGCTTAGGCTACGGCTTTGTCAACTACCATCGGCCCGAAGATGCCGAAAAAGCCATCAACACCCTCAATGGCCTTCGCCTGCAAAACAAAACTATCAAG GTTTCGTATGCAAGGCCGAGTAGCGAAGCGATCAAGGGAGCAAATTTGTACGTCAGTGGGTTGCCAAAGAACATGACGCAACAGGATCTCGAGAACCTCTTCAGTCCCTACGGCAgaatcatcacttctcgaatccTCTGCGACAACATCACTG TACGACAGTTTGTGACTGGCGGCGGAGACAATTTGCCCG ATATTTGCTTGTCGGATTTGGCAGGTCTGTCCAAAGGCGTTGGGTTCATAAGGTTCGATCAGCGCGTGGAGGCTGAACGTGCGATACAAGAGCTAAACGGAACCATTCCCAAGGGTTCGTCGGAACCAATCACAGTCAAGTTTGCAAACAATCCGAGCAACAACAACAAGGCAATTCCACCCTTGGCAGCGTACTTGACACCCCAGGCAACCCGTCGTTTTGGCGGCCCTATCCACCATCCAACCGGCCGCTTCAGGTACATTCCACTGTCGCCACTATCCAG GTACAGTCCGCTGGCAGGAGACCTTCTTGCAAATTCGATGCTGCCCGGGAACGCGATGAATGGATCCGGCTGGTGCATATTTGTCTACAACCTGGCTCCAGAGACCGAGGAGAACGTCTTGTGGCAGCTCTTTGGACCCTTTGGCGCCGTCCAGTCGGTAAAGGTGATTCGCGATCTGCAAACAAACAAGTGCAAGGGCTTCGGCTTTGTCACAATGACCAATTACGAGGAAGCCGTTGTCGCCATCCAGAGCCTCAATGGCTACACCCTCGGTAACCGGGTTCTTCAAGTCAGCTTTAAAACGAACAAGAGCAAAGCTGCGTAG
- the LOC117174086 gene encoding ELAV-like protein 3 isoform X10: protein MMANGMDTVQQNGGSALGQTSQEESKTNLIVNYLPQTMTQEEIRSLFSSIGEVESCKLIRDKLTGNLLENLNSQSLGYGFVNYHRPEDAEKAINTLNGLRLQNKTIKVSYARPSSEAIKGANLYVSGLPKNMTQQDLENLFSPYGRIITSRILCDNITVRQFVTGGGDNLPDICLSDLAGLSKGVGFIRFDQRVEAERAIQELNGTIPKGSSEPITVKFANNPSNNNKAIPPLAAYLTPQATRRFGGPIHHPTGRFRYSPLAGDLLANSMLPGNAMNGSGWCIFVYNLAPETEENVLWQLFGPFGAVQSVKVIRDLQTNKCKGFGFVTMTNYEEAVVAIQSLNGYTLGNRVLQVSFKTNKSKAA, encoded by the exons ATGATGGCAAACGGAATGGATACAGTACAACAAAATGGGGGCTCGGCCCTTGGACAGACTTCTCAGGAGGAATCAAAGACAAACTTGATTGTAAATTATCTGCCGCAAACGATGACCCAGGAGGAAATCCGGTCACTATTTTCCAGCATCGGCGAAGTCGAAAGCTGCAAGTTGATCCGAGACAAACTCACTG gtaatcttttggaaaatttgaata GTCAGAGCTTAGGCTACGGCTTTGTCAACTACCATCGGCCCGAAGATGCCGAAAAAGCCATCAACACCCTCAATGGCCTTCGCCTGCAAAACAAAACTATCAAG GTTTCGTATGCAAGGCCGAGTAGCGAAGCGATCAAGGGAGCAAATTTGTACGTCAGTGGGTTGCCAAAGAACATGACGCAACAGGATCTCGAGAACCTCTTCAGTCCCTACGGCAgaatcatcacttctcgaatccTCTGCGACAACATCACTG TACGACAGTTTGTGACTGGCGGCGGAGACAATTTGCCCG ATATTTGCTTGTCGGATTTGGCAGGTCTGTCCAAAGGCGTTGGGTTCATAAGGTTCGATCAGCGCGTGGAGGCTGAACGTGCGATACAAGAGCTAAACGGAACCATTCCCAAGGGTTCGTCGGAACCAATCACAGTCAAGTTTGCAAACAATCCGAGCAACAACAACAAGGCAATTCCACCCTTGGCAGCGTACTTGACACCCCAGGCAACCCGTCGTTTTGGCGGCCCTATCCACCATCCAACCGGCCGCTTCAG GTACAGTCCGCTGGCAGGAGACCTTCTTGCAAATTCGATGCTGCCCGGGAACGCGATGAATGGATCCGGCTGGTGCATATTTGTCTACAACCTGGCTCCAGAGACCGAGGAGAACGTCTTGTGGCAGCTCTTTGGACCCTTTGGCGCCGTCCAGTCGGTAAAGGTGATTCGCGATCTGCAAACAAACAAGTGCAAGGGCTTCGGCTTTGTCACAATGACCAATTACGAGGAAGCCGTTGTCGCCATCCAGAGCCTCAATGGCTACACCCTCGGTAACCGGGTTCTTCAAGTCAGCTTTAAAACGAACAAGAGCAAAGCTGCGTAG